From the Gossypium hirsutum isolate 1008001.06 unplaced genomic scaffold, Gossypium_hirsutum_v2.1 scaffold_747, whole genome shotgun sequence genome, the window atgataaaatatgGCAAAACCTATACCAAAAGTTGGTTCACGTAGGAATGGGCGCAGTAGTGCACGGAAAAGTGCACGTAGAATACCAAAAGGAGTTATTCATGTTCAAGCAAGTTTCAACAATACCATTGTTACTGTTACAGATGTACGGGGTCGGGTAATCTCTTGGTCCTCCGCCGGCACTTGTGGATTCAAGGGTACAAGAAGGGGGACCCCTTTTGCTGCTCAAACCGCAGCGGGAAATGCTATTCGAGCAGTAGTAGACCAAGGTATGCAACGAGCGGAAGTTATGATAAAGGGTCCTGGTCTCGGAAGAGATGCAGCATTACGAGCTATTCGTAGAAGTGGTATACTATTAAGTTTCGTACGGGATGTAACCCCTATGCCACATAATGGCTGTAGACCTCCTAAAAAAAGACGTGTGTAGAAATAAACACTAAAGagatttcaagagaaataaatgattcaatgatctgatcaaataaaataatattactatGGTTCGAGAGAAAGTAAAAGTCTCTACTTCGACTCGGACACGACAGTGGAAGTGTGTTGAATCAAGAACAGATAGTAAGCGCCTTTATTATGGACGCTTTATTCTGTCTCCACTTATGAAAGGCCAAGCCGACACAATAGGCATTGCGATGCGAAGAGCTTTGCTTGGAGAACTAGAAGGAACATGCATTACACGTGCAAAATCTGAGAAAATACCCCACGAATATTCTACCATAGTAGGTATTCAAGAATCAGTccatgaaattttaatgaatttgaaagaaattGTATTGAGAGGGAATTTGTATGGAACTCGTAACGCCTTTATTTGTGCCAAGGGTCCCGGATATGTAACTGCTCAAgacatcatcttaccaccttctGTGGAAATCGTTGATAATACACAGCATGTAGCCAGCCTAACCGAACCAATTGATTTGTGTATTGGATTACAAATCGAGAGAAATAGAGGATACGGTATAAAAACGCCAAAGAACTTTCACGACGGAAGTTATCCTATAGATGCTGTATTCATGCCTGTTCGAAATGCGAATCATAGTATTCATTGTTATGGGAATGATAATGAAAAACAGGAGATACTTTTTC encodes:
- the LOC121227129 gene encoding 30S ribosomal protein S11, chloroplastic, producing MAKPIPKVGSRRNGRSSARKSARRIPKGVIHVQASFNNTIVTVTDVRGRVISWSSAGTCGFKGTRRGTPFAAQTAAGNAIRAVVDQGMQRAEVMIKGPGLGRDAALRAIRRSGILLSFVRDVTPMPHNGCRPPKKRRV
- the LOC121227131 gene encoding DNA-directed RNA polymerase subunit alpha; the encoded protein is MVREKVKVSTSTRTRQWKCVESRTDSKRLYYGRFILSPLMKGQADTIGIAMRRALLGELEGTCITRAKSEKIPHEYSTIVGIQESVHEILMNLKEIVLRGNLYGTRNAFICAKGPGYVTAQDIILPPSVEIVDNTQHVASLTEPIDLCIGLQIERNRGYGIKTPKNFHDGSYPIDAVFMPVRNANHSIHCYGNDNEKQEILFLEIWTNGSLTPKEALHEASRNLIDLFIPFLHTEEENLHLENNQHDVTLPFFPFHDRLVKLTKKKKEIALKYIFIDQSELPPRIYNCLKKSNIHTLLDLLNNSREDLMKIEHFRIEDVKQILGILEKK